DNA from Methanocalculus alkaliphilus:
TTCTATGATCCTGATGCGCCAAAGCAGCTCTCAGAGACTGCCATGCAGTTTATTGCAGGCATGCTGAAGCATGTGAAGGGGATCACCCGGCTTGCCAACCCGACGGTCAACTCTTACAAGCGGCTTGTTCCGGGATATGAAGCTCCCGTCTATATCGGCTGGAGTGCCTCCAACCGGACCGCGCTTGTCCGTGTGCCTGCCCCCCGTGGCCGGAGCACCCGGGTTGAGCTGAGGAGCCCTGATCCAACCTGCAATCCGTATCTCACCTTCGCAGCAATACTTGCCGCAGGTCTTGATGGGATCAAAAACAAGCTTGAGCCCCCTGCAAGTGCAGATAAGAACATCTTCCATATGACTGCGGAAGAGAGGGAAAATGAAGGGATCTATACCCTGCCTGGAAGCCTCATCGAGGCGAACCAGTACATGATGCAGGATCCCCTCATCTGCGCCACCCTTGGCCCTCATGTGACTGAGAACTTAAACTCAATCGCAGAGATCGAATGGGATTCCTTCCGTACCGCCGTCACCGACTGGGAGACGAACCGGTATCTCTCAAGCTACTAAAACCCATCCCTTCTTTTTTTAAACCCTGCTGTGGGGCTTTTTCCAGAATTTCTGCATCTCATCTCAGGTGTTTCGTGCTCCTTCTTGATTCACAGGGGATCTGTTTCTGAAACAAAATAGAAATCTATATAAACAATGGAAGATAACTTCCTTCTATGTCATGTGTGAAGGGGGATACACCCGGGTATTCCGGGCTCATCCACCCTTCATATCTGACGTTAGTGGTCCATCTGACCGGGCTTCTGCCCCGGAGTGGCCATGCGCTGACTGAACAAACTCGGGAATGGGGTTGAAACAGAATGGAACTTGATTCGGGTGCAACTGCCTTTGTGCTGATTGCAACTGCTATGGTTATGCTGATGACGCCCGGGGTCGGGCTCTTCTATGGAGGCATGGTACGGAGGAAGAACTTCATCTCAGCGATTGCGCTTGCGATGATATCGTTTGCGGTAGTCAGCATTCAGTGGGTGCTTATCGGGTATTCGCTTGCGTTCGGGACGAGTGTCGGTGGTTTTATCGGCAACCTGGATCACATTGGCCTTGCCGGTGTCGGCATGGAAGGTGACGGGATACCAGACCTCCTCTTCATGGTCTTCCAGCTCGTCTTTGCCGGACTGACACTTGCGATACTGACCTCGGCTCTTGCTGAACGGGTGAAGGTCAGCTCGTTCATCGTCTTCGGCCTTCTCTGGACGACCCTCGTCTATGATCCGCTTGCCCACTGGGCATGGGGTGGTGGCTGGGCTCACCAGATGGGGGCGCTGGACTTTGCAGGTGGAACGGTGGTTCACATCAGTTCCGGGTTTGGTGCTCTGGCTGTTGCGCTTGTCATCGGCAAACGGATCGGCTTTGGTACCCACTCAATGGAACCACATAACATCCCGATGACACTGCTTGGTGGTGCACTCCTCTGGTTCGGGTGGTTTGGATTCAACGCCGGTTCAGCCCTTGCCGCAGATGGTCTGGCTGCAACAGTCTTCGTTGCAACAAACATCGCAGCCGCTGCTGGCGCACTCTCATGGATGTTTGCTGCCTGGCTGCACGGGAAACCATCATCACTTGGGTTCATCTCCGGTGCTATCGCGGGACTGGTTGCGATCACACCTGCCGCAGGGTATGTGGATCCGCTTGCTGCCATCGCCATAGGATTCATCTCAGGACTTGTATGCTACAAAGCGATGCTCTGGCGGATTAAAAAAGGCCTCGACGAGACTCTGGACGCATGGGCTATCCATGGTGTCGGAGGTTTATGGGGTGCCCTTGCGACCGGTATCTTTGCAACAGCTGCAATTGGTGGTGTTAACGGTCTCCTCTATGGCAACGCTGCACAGTTTGGGATTCAGGCACTCGATGCAATAGCCGCGGTCATCTATGCCTTCGTCGTCACCTATATCCTCGCCTATGCGGTCCATAAGACGATAGGTCTGCGGGTCACCGAGGAGGAGGAGTATGTTGGTCTTGACATCTCCCAGCATGGAGAGAAAGTGGCAAACTGATGGAGGGACTCTGTGATGAAAAAGATTGAGGCAATCATTCGGCCTGAGCGGTTTGAAGTCGTTCAGAAGGCGCTTGAAGAGAATGGGTTTACGG
Protein-coding regions in this window:
- a CDS encoding ammonium transporter, whose protein sequence is MELDSGATAFVLIATAMVMLMTPGVGLFYGGMVRRKNFISAIALAMISFAVVSIQWVLIGYSLAFGTSVGGFIGNLDHIGLAGVGMEGDGIPDLLFMVFQLVFAGLTLAILTSALAERVKVSSFIVFGLLWTTLVYDPLAHWAWGGGWAHQMGALDFAGGTVVHISSGFGALAVALVIGKRIGFGTHSMEPHNIPMTLLGGALLWFGWFGFNAGSALAADGLAATVFVATNIAAAAGALSWMFAAWLHGKPSSLGFISGAIAGLVAITPAAGYVDPLAAIAIGFISGLVCYKAMLWRIKKGLDETLDAWAIHGVGGLWGALATGIFATAAIGGVNGLLYGNAAQFGIQALDAIAAVIYAFVVTYILAYAVHKTIGLRVTEEEEYVGLDISQHGEKVAN